A stretch of Brachyhypopomus gauderio isolate BG-103 chromosome 3, BGAUD_0.2, whole genome shotgun sequence DNA encodes these proteins:
- the arl3b gene encoding ADP-ribosylation factor-like protein 3, which translates to MGLLSILRKLKSTPDQEVRILLLGLDNGGKTTLLKQLASEDISHITPTQGFNIKSVQSQGFKLNVWDIGGQRKIRPYWRNYFENTDLLIYVIDSADRKRFEETGQELAELLDEEKLSAVPVLIFANKQDLLTAAPASEIAEGLNLHTIRDRVWQIQACSALTGEGIQDGMNWVCKSVNAKRK; encoded by the exons ATG GGTTTGCTGTCGATCTTGCGAAAACTGAAGAGCACTCCGGATCAGGAGGTTCGCATCTTACTTCTCGGACTGGACAACGGTGGCAAGACCACTCTGCTCAAACAGCTGGCATCGGAGGACATCAGCCacatcacacccacacag GGTTTCAATATCAAGAGTGTGCAGTCTCAGGGTTTTAAACTGAATGTGTGGGACATTGGTGGCCAGCGTAAGATTAGGCCCTACTGGAGGAACTACTTTGAAAATACAGATCTTCTG ATTTATGTCATAGACAGTGCGGATCGCAAAAGGTTTGAAGAAACGGGACAG GAACTGGCTGAGTTACTGGATGAGGAGAAGCTCAGTGCAGTCCCAGTTCTCATTTTTGCTAATAAGCAGGACCTGCTCACCGCAGCCCCTGCATCTGAGATTGCTGAGGGCCTGAACCTGCACACCATCCGGGACAGAGTGTGGCAGATCCAAGCCTGTTCAGCTCTCACTGGAGAGGGTATCCAG GATGGCATGAACtgggtgtgtaagagtgtgaatGCTAAGAGGAAGTAG